From the Hordeum vulgare subsp. vulgare chromosome 1H, MorexV3_pseudomolecules_assembly, whole genome shotgun sequence genome, the window ACCGGCCGCTCAGGTTCAACAGGGTGAAGCTGCCCAAGGGGCTGAAGGTGTCGCGGGGAGAGgggcggaggatcgagaaattcaGAGAAATGCCCTACATTTCGCCGTACGCCGACTTCTCACACCTGCCGTCGGGGTCCCCTGAGAAGGAGAAGCATGCCTGTGGGGTGGTTCATGAGATTCTAAGCCTCACACTTGAGAAGCGCACGCTGGTTGACCACCTGACacacttccgggaggagttccggTTCTCGCAGTCTCTGCGGGGGATGCTCATCCGGCACCCTGACATGTTCTATGTGTCACTCAAGGGAGATAGAGACTCGGTGTTCCTCCGTGAGGCGTACAAGAACTCGCAGCTTATCGAGAAGAGCCATCTCGTGCTGCTTAAGGAGAAGATGAGGGCTCTTGTCGCGGTTCCACGCTTCCCTCGACGAGGTGGGCCTAGGACTGGTGAGGAGACTGAAGGAGGCAATGGCTCTGCACAAAGGTATAATGAAGGAAGCGAcatggaagatgaagaagacgatgaTTTCTCAGACATGGAAGACTTGATTGGGGAACTTGGTGGCAAATCTGACAACAGCGGCTACCGCTGGGGTGATGGCTGGGTTGGCGAGAGTGATGGCTCGCCACCGGACTTTGGAGATGGTGATGACTCGAGTCCACAAGAAGTCGAGATACCAAAGTCAAAGAGTAATAGAACCACTGATGTCGATGACGACTCGTCTGTTCCTGTATTTCCTGATGGCAGACAACGGGAACGGTGGTAAACTGAGCTATTTTGAGATTTAGCTGATAGAAATCTTCATCTGTATTGTTAGTTTTATCATCTTATCTGATTGCAAAGCCCTATCACTATGTCTTTTGATGTGCCCTGCTGGGTCGCTTGCTAGTGTTATGTGTCACCGAGTGCGTGATTAGCTTACAACATCATTTTGTGAACAACCTGCATGGTAACAGTCTTCAGTACAGTCCTGCGACGGACATTCACAATAGAAATATATGTAAAACTGTTTTCACATGAATGAAAGATAGTCATGGCTGCAAATGTACCACTTGATTTGGAAATTTGGGTGCTCGATCGATCATATCTTGTGAAATGTCGATCTGTATTTAAGGGCCTAATATCAAGTGGCAAGATAGGATGTGTTATATAACATCTTGTTAGCTAATTTTCTGATGGAAAAATGGATTGTTGATGCAGTTAAAAGTGTCTACTTAGAGTTTTTAATCTATGTTGTTAGTTTTTTTTCCATCTTATCTGATTGCAAAGCCCTCTCTGTCTTTTGATGTACCGCCTAATACACGAGTAGTATATATCATCATATTTTGAACAACCTGCATAATGACACTAATATTGTCTTCAGTACAGTCCTCCACTGAACATTCATAACAGACATATTGGTAAAACTATACTATTTCATATGACTGAAAGATCGTCATGGTCTGGGCCAAAAATATTTCATTTGTTTTGGAATTGTTGGGTGCTGATGAATCATGCCCTCTGCTATGTCGATCTGTATGTTTGTATGTATACAATGGGCTGCCATGTCGGACTACTCTTGGAAAAAAGGAGTTTTGTCCATCTATACAGTTAACATAGTATTATTGTGAGTGAACTGACTAGAAGGCACTTTTACACactgaactttttcaaaatcacGCATATGTTATAGTTTTGAATTAACTACCTTTTTTTGAAGACATGTTTGTGGTTTGAAGATCATCTTTAACCTGCTAGAAATATGGGCAAGTGCCACTGGGGCAAAAAGGCATCAATTGAACCTGATGTCAAAAGAAACAGAGATGTAGAGCAGAAATTCAGGTCACTGCAGCAGTGGAATCTCCACACTGAATGCAAAGGAAGATGGGAGTTCGCTCTATAAGAAGTCACCAGGTCAGGAACTTGTGCCTATATCGATCCCTTGCAGCCTAATGTTTTAATTACATAATAGTATGGCGATGAAATCGAATCCTGGAGCAGTTTTCATCTCATCTCTGGCATGGAACTGGAGCGTACACCTCTTGTCTTTTGATGTGTCCTGCTCGCTAATGTTACCTATCACTGAGTGCATCAGTAGCATAAAGTATCATATTTTGAACAACATGCATGAAGACACTAAATTTTTCGCAATAGGCATAGATGTAGAACTATTTTGACACGAATGGAAGTTGGTCATGGCTGCAGATGTATCTGCTTGATTTGAATTTTTTGCTGTGTGATCGACCATACCTTGTGATATGTTGATCTGCATGCAAGTATGAATTTTTTGATGGACCGCCTAGGGCATGAGTTGTGTATAGCATCATATTTTGAACATCCTGCATGGTCACACTAAATTTGTCTTCAGCACAGTCCtccaatgagtgttcacaatagaCGTATTTGCTACGACATTTCACATGAGTGAAAGATCGCCATGCCTGGCTGCAAATGTACCGCTTGTTTTGGGAATGCTGGGTGCATGATGGATAATACCCTGCGATGCGTCGATCTTTATGTAAGGACCAAAATATGCAGTATCAAGATGCAATTTGTTGATATAAGTTGTTTGTCTGTCATATCGCCTACTCTTTGAAAAAGGATTTTGTTCGTTTGTAGAGTTAATAATTACACTCTTCAACACTTTTTTACTGTGCCAAGAAAATTGGCAATGTTTCCCACGAGCCCAACGCAGAGTTATTCTCTTCTGCACGCGACCTCTTGTCTGGTTTTCTTTGCTGCTAAGAACATCTAGAGTCGCACTTGGCAAATCCGTCCCCTCATATATCCGCAAATGTGTCTGGGTACATCCGCATCTGCGAACACATCCAGACATTCATTCATataatgtttgcaacatccacatgtTCTAAATCTGGACTCTCAAATCCATGCAACTCCATGTCTGTCGATCATACACGTCAATGTCTCACATAAATAACAAATGCTTGATAGCAAAAATAAATATAGTttacataaaaataaataaagtgCACAACTCAATCATCAACTCTTTGGTTTTCATTGTAGGTCCACACATGGTCCACAAGATCACTAAGTAGTTGCACGTACACATGATGATCTCGAAGACTTTTTCATTGTAGGTCCACACATGGTCCACAAGATCACTAAGTAGTTGCACGTACACATGATGATCTCGAAGACTCTGATGCACTTGTAGAAAGTTCATAAGCTGAGCTGCATCTTGATCTTTCGGGATTTGAACTTGTTCTCCTGACACTTTAAAATCATTGGTTTGGGCAACACCATCAACCTCATTCTCAACAATCATACGGTgcaaaataacacaacatgtcgTCACTGTCATAAAGTTTCTGTTTCCTACATTATTGCAGCTCCATAGACAATTCCCCAACGAGCTTGAAGCACTCCGAAGGTcctctccacatccttcctagctTTCGAGAGGATGTGGAGAGGACCTTCGGAGTGCTTCAAGCTCGTTGGGGAATTGGATGCACGGAAGAGATTAGAAGGTTTAAGAGATTTGGATGCACGGTTCAACAGATAAAATGTTTTGAAAATGACGAATCCACAAAAAAAAGGTAAACTCACAGGTTCTGACAAGTGACGAAGACTTTGCGCACCTCAAAAGGTGGGGGTGATCTTTGAGAGGAGTACTCCTCAATTAGGATATGTTTGGTGGCATTCCCTACCATGTTGTTGTTCTCCTCTGATACATTCTAAGTGTAGACACGATGATTACATGCACTTGCTGTCCGTTTGATAGTGGTGTATGTGCTGAGACATGCTAAGTTGATACCCTGTTTGACACATCAGTAGGAGAAAGCCTACTAGTAGCGTTGGTTTTACCCCTACCAGCAGCGTTTgtggcagcgctactgctaacgcgctACAACTAAGtttatagcagtagcgctttcccagccatagtgcgccattaatagcaaaaattggtgcgccactaacaaccttttttctagtagtgaatttgtcactccatgtgacggagaggtgttagggcatatttctcctaagtggtttttgtgattgatgacaattgttgtgcggactaatcttgtgtcctgagcatttcagaatattctcttctaggcacaagatgactcgacgcccctcggaggttctcgaagacggattttcttctacatttctcttcctagtttgagtcataggaaagtcttcttatcaagagggggtccgcgtcggaaaggtttgggtggaatcttcacgcacacacctcatgcacccacccatattttggCTTCAATGGAGCAACAATGTGTTCTCTATGCCTATGCGAAAAaaggtaagcggtagtaccgctctcagagcggtagtaaatttttactaccgctccaggagcggtactaccgtcccaggtgcggtagtaaacttttactaccactccaggagcggtactaccgccggaagtatggtagtagttttttactaccgctccaagggcggtactaccgccctcagtgcgaTAGTATTAATTTACTACCGCATCGACGGGCttttttctcgcatacttttccacggaggtggtggcacggtagtatcccgatactaccgtggttggtgagaagctgagcggtagtaccgctcccaggagcggtagtaccgctctgggtagcggtagtaccgctccaggagcggtagtaccgctcgtgcatttatgtggtaggtgggtaacgggtggATCTGCCCCCACTACTATATAAAGgcaccttcttcttcctagagcttACCTTCAacccctctaagctccattgttgctccacaagctcattttagcccgatctctctccctagccaatcaaccttgttgattttctagggattgcttgagaaggccttgatctacacttccaccaaaggatatttgattccccctactaatcccttgcggatcttgttactcttgggtgtttgagcaccctggacggttgaggtcacctcggagccacattccattctggtgaagctccgtggtcttgttgggagcctccaagctttgtgtggagattgccccaaccttgtttgtaaaggttcggtcgccgccttcaagggcacc encodes:
- the LOC123451077 gene encoding protein WHAT'S THIS FACTOR 1 homolog, chloroplastic, whose amino-acid sequence is MEAKLLLLSFPSPPTTPHHPPPPKSLFLGASLPLHPLAAAPPPPSLRTRPRLAVVAQAAAVKRRKEVPFDNVIQRDKKLKLVLKLRNILVSSPDRVMSLRDLGRFRRDLGLTRKRRLIALLKRFPGVFEIVEEGVYSLRFRLTPAAERLYLDELYLRNESEGLAVAKLRKLLMMSLDRRILIERIAHLKNDLGLPSNFHDTICLRYPHYFRVVRMDRGPALELTEWDPELAVSAAELAEEDNRAREAEERNLIIDRPLRFNRVKLPKGLKVSRGEGRRIEKFREMPYISPYADFSHLPSGSPEKEKHACGVVHEILSLTLEKRTLVDHLTHFREEFRFSQSLRGMLIRHPDMFYVSLKGDRDSVFLREAYKNSQLIEKSHLVLLKEKMRALVAVPRFPRRGGPRTGEETEGGNGSAQRYNEGSDMEDEEDDDFSDMEDLIGELGGKSDNSGYRWGDGWVGESDGSPPDFGDGDDSSPQEVEIPKSKSNRTTDVDDDSSVPVFPDGRQRERW